CAATGATCTGAAGTATGCTTTGATAACACACAAATTCGAGGTATCCACGGTACCACCATAACACTATTTTCTACTCTTGAGTTTGAGAATCAGGTGAAAGGAGTACTTCAAAAATCATACCTCGGATCTAGAGATGTGCACTCTCATACTTTCATACGTGCTCCCAGTATTTAAAGTTGATGATGTTAGCCTGACAAGCAAAAGTATACTGTGAATGATCATGATTGATGGGACTACATAGCTGATGGTTTTTTCGAGAATTTAATGTTCTTAGTGGTGGCTTTTTGTCTTCACCATTATCCTTTTTTAAATTTGCCCTTCAGGTGTACAGAGAAGATGATTGCAAAGCTTTGTCGCTCTAGATTTTCATTGCAACTTTCAAAAACAAGATGAATTTAGAGCATTTGAGAATGCTTGAACTAGTATTGGTCAAGAAGAAGCAAGCCAAAGTTCCGTCCACTGGCCCTCCAGTTCCAGCGGGTGGCGACGTCAGAGTTTCGACTGCTGGATCAATTGTTATGGTTGTGAGGGATGAGGATCCTCTTTTGATCGTCGAGCCCATAATTTCTCCATTGGAAGTTGTGGAGAAAACTTCACTAGAGGAGGTTCCGACAGAGGAGAGACAGGTGGAGAAGATGCTAGTGGCAGACAAAGCCGGCCATCCTGAGGAAGTTTCGATGATGATGAGACAGGCGAAGGATGCGGCTGGTCATACCAAAAAGGCTTCGATCATAACGACGGAGGTCAGGGAGTCTTTGGAGTAGATGCTTTCAATCCAGTGCCCTCCCCTAGCAATCACTCGAATGGGACCTTCACAACTGGTGACCTCTGCTCCATTTGTGGTGGAGAATCTCAAGTCCACAGTGGAGTTTTTGAGAGACTTCCTCTTTCCTATTGAGAGGCAGTATCTGGATGAATAAGGGGCTCAACAGCGGATGAAGGGTGCCCTAAGGTCTCTCATCCAGGTAGGGGATTTTTGAATTTCTTCTTCAAGTCTTCTACAACTTGTATCATCTAACAGCTTCATATAAATGTATACAGGTTGGATATTATCTAGCCAGTTTTGTTGGCTCCACCTCTGATGCATCAGCATTGGAGCTTATAGCAGCAAGGGAGGAAATAGACATGCTAAAGTATCTCTTGGAATAAgagaaattgactaatgctaagttggTTAAAGAAGCCAACTCCTTTGAAAAGGCTTTTCGAGAAGCTCGAAGATGATTGATCGTCGGGATGACGAGCTGAGACGAGAATTAAAGATCTTGAGCGGCAAAAATCTGATGctaaaaagaagatcaaagatcTTGAGAGACAGAAGTCTGAGGATGAAAGAGATTACCGTCAAACACGTGATGACGTAGAGCATTTGAGGAAGACACTCGGAGAAAAGATGGGCCGAGATTATACTTCCTCTAATGTTCATCCTTGAAAGAGTCCCAGCGGAAGCTCAGCCAGGAGGACCAGAACCTCAGAGAGAGCAAGCTGCAGAGAACAAACACCTCAGAGGGGTGAGGGCTCTACTTTCAAAGGGATCTAGGTGTCTTCGAGGCCGTCTACTGACCTTCAAAAGGCTTCACCAGAAGTGAAGTACTTaaagaagaagttgaagaagaataGGGAGAACCAGGATCTCCTCTGGCACTAATTTGTAGATCAGGAGCTTCTGACTATGAATGCTGAAAGAAGGAAAAGTGGATTGGCGAAAAGAGAAGCCGAAATCATAAATCGGGCTTGCAAGATAGCATTCTTCGTAGGCTTCGAAAGGTACAAAATAATGGCTCAAGCACATCTTCCTGCTGACAATGTCGAGCTTTTTCTATATGAAAGCTCGAAGGTCGTGATGGCGGATAGCATAGAGAAATTTGCACGAGCATCTCATTATTCTGTTGAAGTAAATAAAGTCGATATAGCTATCCAGACTGAAGAAGCTATCGGTGTTGAAGAAGGCTACTCTGGAGCAAGTTGCTCTGATGATGCTTTGGAGCAGTgatgtatttttctttcttttttttttggtaatccaAACGATGTAACCAATTTTAGATGTGAATAAATGAAAttcatttttattgataatactcATTGTGTTTGAATGGATTAGTGCGAATCATATTATGAGCTATATTGATCGAGTTCTGATCTGTATTAGCTAAAAACTTGATTGTAATTGAAATCATAAAAGACGATCTGAGCTATAATTTAGAAAATACATAATCTAAGCAACATTCTGAGCAAAGCATAGCTCGAGCCCCAAACTGGACTGTAATCCAAACCATATAATTTGTACCTGTCGTGCAGGCATTCAAAGAATTAGAGTTCAAATTGCCTCCACATGGCAGGTACCATCACATGTCTTCACACATCTCTTCGAAAGTGGCACAAAGTATGATTTGCCTACCGTTGACATTAATTACCATATCAGTGATAGGGGTAATATCCCATTAATGGTTGCCACACGTCGAGCATCCGTTCACGCTCTATTGATTCATGCCACCAATAATTAATGCTTTGAAAAGAAGCATCACTCGGAGATGATTTGAACTTTGGGTCTATTTAAGACCTTAGACAAGACCAAATGCAGGCTTTTGGGGTTCTCAGTCATCCCTATTTTCTATTGCTGTAGGTTTTCTTCCTCCTTCATCCTTTGCTTCcagaatttttctttgcttccaaaACTCTTCCTGCAAGGAAAATGGCCTTTGGAGACTCTGATTTCACCCCACTAGGATTTCAGTTCGAGCTAACGGAGCGGGATGTGATATTGTTTCATGAGCAGTTTCAAATCTCTTTGGAGTTCCAACTAAAAATTTCGAAGCCGAATGACCAAGTCTGCCATCCTCCCCTAGATCGAATAAGCCTCTATGAGGAATGCTTCTGGGCTGGGCTGAGGCTtcctctccatctcttcttcAAAGATCTCCTTCAATATCTTAAGATGTCACCATGTTTGATAGTTCCGAACTCATGACGACATATCTGTGATTTTACCGTAGCATGCATGTTAGCTGGGATTGATCCCAATATCgcactcttcttttctttcttcagcCTCAAGAGGCATCCTGATTCATGCAGGTGGTGGCATGTGTAGACTTGAAGGAAGAAGAATGTCCGTCCATTAATATAGGATGCTCTTACCATTGTCCATGGCTAGAAGGGATGATTCCTCTATGTCTTCTCAGACATCCGACGAGGACTGAGAGTTCGTCGCCTGGGTCAAACCTCAAGAGTCCGTGCTAAAAGAGCCTTCGTTGGGTCAACACCAAAGGCAGGAGATGGAGGTCCTGCATAACTTCAAGATCCCAACACTGAAGGAGCTTTTGTCGGTGTAGATACTATTCAATGCCAGTATCAGCCAAACCACTCCTCAAGGTGTGCATAGGTCGCCTGCATCAGGGTCATGTGTTGTTCAATTTTTACTTTACGCTTATGCTAACCATTTAGTTGCCTTGGTTGTAGAGATAATTATAGAGATGGGCTTGGATTTGCTGAAAGAGGTAGAGAAGAAGGCCTATAAAAAAATGATAGCTGAACCTACGGGTGGATGAAGCACCCGTATCAAGATCAGGCACCCCCTGATGCTGTAAGTTCTTGGGCCAGAAGGTCCTGAGTCTCGTTGTGCCGACAACCTCAAAGTTGTGAGGATTCAATCTGGCTCAACTTCACCGGCTTTTGAGGAAAATCAGAGAAGCCAAACTAGTCGAGCCCTTGAGGAGGTAGTTTTGAGCTTGCCGACCCCCGAGGAGACAATTTTGAGCTTGCCAGCTCCAGCTGTCACTGCATTCTCCCCAAAAAATGAGCCAACCAATGAGGTTGGAACTTTTGTGGGCATGCCAACTACATTGAAGCTCGAGGCTTCAGCCTTAGAGGATTATCAGCTGGTGCACGAGCTATTCACTAGGATGCTCTTCCCAGTCGATGCAACCAAACTGTTGGCTGAGCTGCATAGGGAGGTGAGGAGAAAAGCCATGGAGAGCTTCATTTGGATAAGTTGAAACTTCTACAGTTTTATTTACTTTAAACATATACTTATCATATGCACTGATAAGAGATTTCTCTTGATAGCTTGTCTATTATCTAAATGGATATATGGAGAGCTGTCGCGATCTTTCGATTGAAGCAAGAAAGCACCGAGCCAATGTCAAGATGCTCAAGGGCACCAAGGACAAGGCTGTAAGAGAGGCTTGAGAGGCCTCCATGAGGGCCAATGCCGCTGAAAAGCGGGCTGAAGATGCTGAAGTAGCTTTGAGAGGAGCTATCGAAGAGAACTCTCGACCGCAAGGGAGAATAAGGGAGCTTGAAGCCCAATTGGAAAAGAGTAACGCAACAACCAAGGCAGCAGAGGCTGCCTCAAAGGCTGTTGCGAACTTTCAGACATCAATAGAGTACAAGGATGAGAAGATCAAGTTCTCCACTGATGTCTATGTTGGTGGGAAGCAACTGGTCTGAGACAGAATCGTTACCAAGTATCtagaattaaatctgaattttttggaTAAACTTTGAGAAGCTGTTGCAGTCGATGTACCCGCAATGGATGCCTCAGCTCTCGACACTGCCTTGTAGGCCTTTAACTTTTTTTTTGTACTTGGACCTTTTGAGgttattgtaaaaatttttgaagaaatgaagtttgtttttttttttcatatccttTGCCTTTTATTTGTGATTGCACACTTTTGTTCAGCACGTGAATCGACTTAAGATATTAAGCTTTGCCATGAACTTAGTTTTGATCATAGGAAGTAGGAATGTTCCAAGCAAAGAAACTCCAATAGTAGCTAGGCTGATTTTGAATTAGGGCCAATCAAAGGCTATTGAGATTTAAGCCAATCAAAAGCAATCGTTCATACATGCCGATCTGAGGTAATTATTTGAGAGTGCCGATCTGAGCTCTACTCTTTTTAATGCGAGTGGTCATGGGGAATGATGCTTGCTAACTCTTTCGATGGAATAATGCCTGGAAAAAAATGTGGGGCCTATAAGTGTATGCCATATAGTCATATCATGGTTTATGAGGCATtgcttaaatttatttttgataataggAAGAGACACCATTTATTGCTTAATGGACAGTTATATTCTTTCTAGCTGTTGATCAGTGATCGATGTGGACATTGATGCTTATAAATAGGGGCAGAAGGCTGGTTGAACTTCACCTTTCATCTTTCTCTCCTTTACTGAAACTTCTCCTCTCTACTATAATGGCACCACCTTTGTCAGCTAGAGTGAAGGAGTGGAGGGCCCTAGTGAGAGCGGTCTAAGAAAGAGCCAGGGCCAGGCATGCTGGTCCATCCTCTTGTAGGGTGCCTTCCACCTCTCGATCCCCACTATCTTCTGGAGGTAGATGTACCCCCTAGCTCGAGCTGATTCCTTTTGATGTCTGAGCTCGTTGTATAATCCATGAGTTTCGGGCCTCTATGGAGTTTGAGAAGGAGTCCCTCAACATTGCTGCCATCGCCTTCATCCTTAAATTTTGAGGATTGCAAGACCCACCTGTGGTGGATAATGCCATACCTAGAGCTCCATGGCTTCAAGCCCGAAAACAATGATGAGGAGGTGGGGACCTTCTCATCAGATGAGGACTGAGCATTCCTTATCTttgcttttgttttgttttgcccCTTTTTTTTTATAAGGTGGCGCTTCAGAtgccatctttttccttgtaaatATTTGGATGAATGAAAGGAAATCATTTTTCATAGCATCTGCATTTTCTTTATTCATACTTGTGTATTCCCACTAAACACGTAGAGGCTAGCTCTGGCCTGAGGAACTTAGAATTACCTCGATCCGATTCAATTCCGACCTTAGAAATTCAGATGAACATGATCCAACTTAAGAGAAACATAATTATTCTGAACGAACTTTGATAAAAATAGTTTCAACTAGAGGAACtttgattttgaatagaaaaaaaaaccTCAACAATGGCTGGAGCGATTGTAGATCATTTTGAGCCAGTGCTAAATGGAAGCAATCATCCGAGTGGTATCTTTACTCTACTCCTCACATGAGCGGCCTCTTTGCTCTGCTTGTTGATGCGAGCGATATTTTTACTCTGCTTGTTAATGCAAGCGATATTTTTACTCTACTCATTGACGTGATAGGCCGATCAAAGATCAATTGTTGCAAATTGAGGGTTCTTTTGGTTAGCCCTCCATTTATTAAACACAATTTTGATTAGAAGAATCCTTGGCATCTCGGCTCCAATTAGAAGAACTTCTGTATGAACAATTCTGATTGAAGGAACTTTTGTAGAGCTTGCAGGATAGGAATTTGAGCTTTTCGTGCCATTTTTACGAACAAAcataaattgatgaatttaaaaatttacatataTAATAAGATCAAGAAATTACAACATCATTGATGATACATACGTAGGTTGGTCAAATTCCATGGCCTAGGGATTGGAGTCCCATCGAGTTGTTTCAGTCGATAGATCCCAAGATGTACTACCTCGTCCACTTGATAAGGACCTTTTCAGTTGGATGATAGTTTTTCCTGCTTAGTGGGCTATGAAACTTCAGCTTGCTGCAATACCAGATTGCCAACTTGAAACTTCTTGATCTTGATCCAGGCATTATAGTATCTGGCCACCCTCTATCGATAGGTAGCCATTCTCATAGCAGCACACTCTCTGCTttcttcagtcagatcaagattaGTCCGGAGCCATACTGAGTTGGTGTCTTCATTATGCTCCTTCACTCTGAGGGATAGGAGCTCAAATTTCATAAGTATGACCACTTCAGATCCAAATGCTAGATTGAAAGGAGTCTCATCAGTTGGGATCCTCTGAGTGATCCGATAAGTCCACAGTGCATGATGAAGCTTATCTATCCATGACCCCCTAGTCTGGTCTAATCTGACATTCAAATCCTACAGAAGAGTCTAGTGGTCACCTCCACCTCTTTATTTGCTTGTGGGTGGCCTATTGAGGTGAAGCAATATTCTATTCCATATTTTCTACAGAATTTATGAAGTTGAGCACCACTAAATTATCTGTCGTTGTCTGTGATCAGCACTCTGAAAAGATTATagattttcaaataaaatcttttaCTCTTGCCTCTGTTATGCAGGCCAAAGGCTCAGCTTCGATCCATTTTGTAAAATAGTAGATGGCCACCAAAAGAAATTTATGTTGACCTGATGTAAGAGGCAAAAGATCAatgatatccatcccccactaagGAAATGGCCACAGGGCACTAATGAGAGTCAAAAATATTATCGGTTGATGCTGAATGTTGGAAATTCTTTGGCATTGATTGTATTTTCTGACGAAGCTGCCTACATCTTGCTGCATAGTGGGCCAATAGTAGCACTGTTGAAAAATTTTATAGGAGAGAGATCTACCCCCTAAGTGGCTTTCATAGATTTTCTCATGGATCTTTCATAGTGCATAATCAGCTTTGGACGGAACCACTTCAAAAGAGACAGAAAGAATGACCATTTGTACAACTTGTCATCGTATAGAATATAATGAGCGGACTGCTTCCTTATCTTCTAGGCTTCCCTGTGATCAGATGGTAGCTCGTCCGACCTCAAATACCTGAGTAGAGGATCGATCCAATAGAATTCTTTATCAACTTACTAGACAACAAGAGGCTCTTCGAGGCTTGAGGTCTTTAACACCTCTAAGTAGGTTCCCTTTTTTTAGGTCCATGGGCAGTAAAGCCGCAAGCTTCAACAGTACATCTGTCATGGTATTTTCTACTCTGAGAACTTACTGAATATCAGAACTCAAAAAGGTTAAGATCAAATCTTTTACCTTCTAAaggtattttttcatatttttctctcgagCCTTATATCCGCCCTTGATATGTCCAATAATTAGTTAGGAGTCACTGAAAATCTTTAGATGTTGAGCCCCTACTTCGCTTGCAACTTTGAGGCCAGCAATCAGATCTTTATACTCTACCTCATTGTTGGTAGCTGAGAAGTCGAAGCGTAGAGCATATCCTACTATGTCTCCTTCAGAACTGGTAAAACTAAGTTCGACCCCTACTCTAGATGCATTTGATGAGCCATCGACATGCAGTGTCCATAGCTCCTTAGGATCAGATTTTGCATCCACTTCCTCGTTCCTTGAGCTTTCCCCAGCTTTTGAACTCTCTCCACCTTTTGGATCTTCTCCAGCCTCTGAGCTTTGCCCATTCGGGATGGTGCACTCCAGGATGAAGTCTGCTAGCCCAATTTAATGGAAGACCTCAGACGGTATTGCACATCCAACTTTGAAAGCTCCAGAGCCTACTTTGCAATCCATCTCGAGGTATCTGAACAGTGGAGAATGGCCTTGATTAGCTGATCAGTAAGTAGCACAATGGTGTGAGCTTAAAAATAAGACTGAAGTTTCCTCACTGTGATGATCGATGCAAAGATCTTTTTCAGCTTGGAGTATCTGATCTCTACATCATAAAGGAGTTTACTAGTGTAATATATGGGCTTCTGAATCCATCTTTCTTCTCGAACAAGGACTCCACTAATTGCCACTAGAGAGATGGCGAGGTACAACGATAGCTCTTCACCTGACTGAGGTTTTGTGAGCAGTGATGGAGAGCTAAGATATCATTTCAACTCCTCAAATACCTTCTGACACTCGACAGTCCATTTGAAGTCTtttgactgcttgagggtttggaagaaaggAAGACACCTCTCGGCCATCTGAAAACAAAGCGGTTGAACGAAGCGACCTTACCAGTAAGATGTTGTACCTCTTCAATAGTTCTTGACGGCATCATCTCAAGAATTACCTTAATCTTCTTAGGATTTGTCTCGATGCCTCTTTGCGAGATCATAAACCTGAAGAATTTACTGGTGGTAACTTCGAAAGCACACTTTgctaggttcagcttcatctgaaATCGATGGAGGGTGTTGAAGGTCTCCTGGAGGTCAGCAATATGATCTGGAGTGGTTCGGCTCTTGAGCAGCATGTCATCTACGTATGCCTTCATGTTGCGGCCAAGTTggtctttgaaaattttgttcactaATTGCTGATAGGTAGCCCCTGCATTCTTTAGGCCAAAAAGCATCATCCTATAATAGAAAAATCCACAGTCAGTAATAAAagctattttcttctcatcttcaggtgccattcggatctgattataatcaataaatgcatccatgaagctaAAGAGCTCATACCCAGAAATAGCATCCATCAGCTAGTCGATTTGATGCAATAGATAACTATCCTTAGGACAGACTTTGTTTAGATCAATAAAGTCGATGCACATATGCCACTTTTCATTTGCTTTCTTGATCAAGACTACATTCACCAACCAGTTTGGGTACATCACTTTTCTGATGAAGCCAGTCTTGAGTGGCTTGTCTACTTCCTCAAATATGATCTTCTGGTGCTCTGGGATGAAGCTTTACTTCTTCTGCTTCATCGGATGATAAGTCGAATCCACCTTCAGATGATGGGACATCACCTCTGGATCCATGCAAGGCATGTCTACAGCCGACCAGGCAAAGCAGTCTGTATTTTTCTGTAAAAGGGCAGTTAGTCGAGCCTTGGTTACCTCATCCAGGTGTGAGCCGATCTTCACTATTTGGTTGAGGTTCTCTTTCCTCAGTGGGACCTCGAGGAGGTCCTCAGATGGTTGGGCATGCTCCTTAGATAGATCATCTCAGGCATGCAGCCCTATCGAAAGTTCAAGTAAGGCCACTACTTGAGATGGCTGGCCTTCTGCTTGAAGCTTGATAGCAAAACACTGATGAGCCATGGCCTCGTTGCCTCGGATCTACCCTACTTCATTCTTGATTGAGAACTTCACCATCAAGTGATAGCTCGACACTATGGCTTTTAGAGTCTATTAGCTTAGACAGCCAAGGATTGCACTATAGGTCGAAGAAAGTTTAACCATCAGAAAGTTGACTTGGATTGTCGTTCGTTGTGGTGGCATGCCCATGGCAACAGGCAGCTTAATCATTCCCTTCAAAATCACTGAATCTTCAGCGAAATCCTGAATCAGAATATCAAACCTACTTAGGTGGTCTAGAgtgaatcctatttggaaataGACAAAGTAATACAAAATATCAATCGAGCTTCCATTATTAATGAATACACGGTGTACATTATAATCAGCGATATTCACGGTTACAACCACCGCATCATTGTGCGGGGCTAGCACACCCTCCACATCCTGCTCAATGAAGGCGATGGCATTCTCGTGTCTATCCTCGAGCCTTGGCCTCTTCACTTCCAAAAGTTTCATTGACCCAAATGACCCCCCGATTATCATATGGATTTTTCTCCGTATGGGTCAGTCTTTTGCTGCCATCGGTCCTCCTATTTCTTGCCTCTCCTGCTGCA
This genomic window from Elaeis guineensis isolate ETL-2024a chromosome 13, EG11, whole genome shotgun sequence contains:
- the LOC105060721 gene encoding uncharacterized protein; protein product: MKLLEVKRPRLEDRHENAIAFIEQDVEGVLAPHNDAVVVTVNIADYNVHRVFINNGSSIDILYYFVYFQIGFTLDHLSRFDILIQDFAEDSVILKGMIKLPVAMGMPPQRTTIQVNFLMVKLSSTYSAILGCLS